From the genome of Methylomonas sp. UP202, one region includes:
- a CDS encoding flagellar protein FlaG, producing MNSEISNVLKLAPLTVVKTDKQTDEKSFSSTRTEANQASSAVSALQSDSTASSLNSKQDEDKQNDAKVTLDTVKQAADQGNSLLQAVTRNLQFKVDDSTQELVVKIVDSETGDVVRQIPSEEMLAFIRRMQELDGHQGSVIQDRA from the coding sequence ATGAATAGTGAAATTTCAAATGTGCTGAAGCTAGCCCCCTTGACTGTTGTGAAAACCGATAAGCAAACGGATGAAAAGTCGTTTTCCAGCACTAGAACCGAGGCGAATCAAGCCAGTTCGGCGGTGTCTGCGTTGCAAAGCGATTCAACGGCGTCTTCTTTGAATTCGAAACAGGACGAGGACAAGCAGAACGACGCTAAAGTGACATTGGATACGGTAAAGCAGGCGGCCGATCAAGGCAATTCGCTGTTGCAGGCCGTAACCCGCAATCTGCAATTTAAAGTGGACGATTCAACGCAAGAATTGGTCGTCAAGATTGTCGATAGCGAAACCGGCGATGTGGTAAGGCAAATTCCGTCGGAGGAAATGTTGGCGTTTATCAGGCGAATGCAAGAGTTAGACGGGCATCAAGGTTCGGTTATTCAGGATCGGGCTTAG
- the fliD gene encoding flagellar filament capping protein FliD, with translation MSIVSTTGIGSGIDINSLVSQLVTAEGQPAFNAIQRQEDAANSRLSGLGTLKSGLSDFQTALASLKDGSVFKTHTASSSDESILKATAGASAVAGSYSLEVTQLAKAQKSIAKAEFSDITTTTVGTGTLSFTATSGSTFSLTVDSSNNTLEKMRDAINSASDNSFVSASIVNVDNAAGTGTVSKLVLTAKNSGTTNAFTVSGSDSDGNDTDTSGLSQLFSTNFDNPSVAQDAIIKVDGQTATRSSNTITDVLPGVTLNLQSQEPGTSVNIDIGVDKAAITKSINSFVTAYNKLHTTTKDLGKYGGSTDGSGDGNGALIGDATLRYVTSQVRTNTTSVVSSATGNYNSLALIGVKIDKDGVMSLDSTQLDTALAADFDSVGDVFSSSDGVATRLDSTLTGLLQSGGNLDTQQSSLKKQLTTLEDRRTDVQVRMDNFQKSLQKQFTAMDVLVGQFNSTGSFLTSWINNL, from the coding sequence ATGAGCATAGTTTCCACGACAGGTATCGGTAGCGGTATCGACATTAATTCGCTGGTCTCTCAATTGGTAACCGCTGAGGGCCAGCCGGCCTTCAACGCGATTCAGCGTCAGGAGGACGCCGCCAACTCTCGGTTGAGCGGCTTGGGTACGTTGAAGAGCGGACTGTCAGACTTTCAGACGGCGCTCGCTTCGTTGAAAGACGGTAGTGTTTTTAAGACCCACACCGCTTCCTCCTCCGACGAATCTATTTTGAAGGCAACCGCCGGAGCCTCGGCGGTTGCCGGTTCATATTCGCTGGAAGTGACCCAGCTGGCCAAGGCTCAAAAGTCGATCGCCAAAGCCGAGTTTTCCGATATTACGACTACGACGGTCGGTACCGGTACTTTATCGTTTACCGCGACCTCGGGTTCGACATTCAGCCTGACCGTGGACAGTAGTAACAATACGCTGGAGAAAATGCGCGATGCGATCAACAGCGCTTCGGACAATAGTTTCGTCAGCGCCAGCATCGTTAATGTCGACAATGCCGCCGGAACCGGCACGGTATCTAAACTGGTGTTGACAGCCAAAAACAGCGGCACGACGAATGCGTTTACTGTCAGTGGTAGCGATAGCGACGGCAACGATACGGATACTTCCGGGCTGTCTCAGTTGTTTTCGACGAATTTCGATAACCCATCGGTTGCCCAAGACGCGATTATTAAGGTGGACGGACAGACTGCAACGCGTAGCAGCAATACTATCACCGATGTCTTACCGGGAGTGACGCTCAATTTACAGTCCCAGGAGCCTGGTACTTCGGTAAACATAGACATCGGTGTGGATAAGGCCGCGATTACCAAGTCTATCAACAGTTTCGTTACCGCTTACAACAAACTGCACACCACCACCAAAGACCTTGGCAAATACGGCGGCAGTACCGATGGCAGCGGCGACGGTAACGGCGCGTTAATTGGCGATGCCACCTTACGTTATGTCACCAGCCAAGTGCGGACAAATACGACCTCGGTGGTTTCGTCGGCGACAGGCAATTACAACTCTTTAGCGTTGATTGGTGTCAAAATCGATAAAGACGGTGTGATGTCCTTGGACAGCACCCAGTTGGATACCGCGTTGGCGGCCGATTTCGATTCGGTTGGCGATGTGTTTTCTTCGAGCGACGGTGTTGCCACCCGTCTGGACTCGACGTTAACGGGCTTGTTGCAGTCCGGCGGTAACTTGGATACTCAGCAAAGCTCGTTGAAAAAGCAATTAACCACATTGGAAGATAGGCGGACCGACGTGCAGGTTAGGATGGATAACTTTCAGAAATCCTTGCAAAAGCAATTTACCGCGATGGATGTGCTGGTCGGGCAATTTAATTCGACTGGTTCATTTTTGACAAGTTGGATCAATAATTTATAA
- a CDS encoding flagellin, which yields MPSSMVINTNIASLNSQKFLSRTNDSLQTSMERLSSGLRVNSAKDDAAGLAIADRMTSQIRGMTVAMRNANDGISMAQTAEAGMGTITETLQRMRDLAVQAANRAAVSTEDRQKLQTEFKQLGAEVKRIIQNTEFNGKKILNGSLKNANFQIGANTATDNQISVTVSDLATVNSLSALFGTKLSIGSDATSNNVRSAINAIDTAIRKVDVFRSNLGAIQNRFMTTISNLQSSIENQSSARSRIMDADFASETSNLSRGQILQQAGTAMLAQANKVTQGVLQLLQ from the coding sequence ATGCCATCATCAATGGTCATTAATACGAACATCGCTTCGTTGAACAGCCAAAAGTTTTTAAGCAGGACGAACGACAGTTTGCAAACGTCGATGGAACGTCTGTCCTCTGGTTTGCGAGTCAACAGCGCCAAGGACGATGCGGCCGGCTTGGCGATAGCCGATAGAATGACGTCGCAAATTCGCGGCATGACGGTCGCGATGCGCAACGCCAACGACGGCATTTCGATGGCGCAAACCGCTGAGGCGGGGATGGGAACCATCACAGAGACTTTGCAGCGCATGCGCGACCTTGCCGTGCAAGCGGCCAACCGGGCGGCGGTGAGTACCGAAGACCGACAAAAATTGCAGACGGAATTCAAGCAATTGGGTGCCGAGGTCAAGCGTATCATTCAAAATACCGAATTCAACGGCAAGAAAATTTTGAACGGTTCGTTAAAAAATGCCAATTTTCAGATCGGTGCCAACACCGCGACCGACAACCAAATTTCGGTGACAGTCTCGGATTTGGCGACCGTTAATAGCTTAAGCGCCTTGTTCGGCACTAAATTGTCGATCGGTTCCGACGCGACCTCAAACAACGTTCGGTCGGCGATTAACGCAATCGATACCGCGATTCGAAAAGTCGACGTGTTCCGTTCCAATTTGGGTGCGATTCAGAACCGGTTTATGACGACGATCTCCAACTTGCAATCGTCTATCGAAAATCAAAGTTCGGCGCGTTCGCGGATTATGGATGCCGATTTTGCTTCGGAAACTTCGAACTTGAGTCGCGGCCAAATCTTGCAACAGGCTGGAACCGCGATGCTGGCGCAGGCCAACAAAGTAACGCAAGGCGTGTTGCAGTTGTTGCAATAA
- a CDS encoding nucleotidyltransferase family protein has translation MKQHWQQVVISPEATLRTTIEVIDRGALQIALVVDEDGRLVGVVTDGDIRRALIRGLALEHPVGEVMNKRPKVASETDSKTQLIAVMEGHHLYQLPVVDERGRVVRLESLQALYKQPAFPNPVFLMAGGFGKRLRPYTDDRPKPLLEIGGKPILETIIENFVKSGFRQFFIAVHYRADQIKDYFGEGDRWGISIRYIDEVEPMGTAGAIGLLPDSLPDVPLIVMNGDILTQIDFSRLLAYHNEQQAIATMCVRQYEYQIPYGVVMLEQQRIVGIEEKPLQSCLANAGIYVLDHSLIAGIAGQKSLDMPTLFNQQIALGETVSMFPVNDYWLDIGREADFLRAQGEFAKYF, from the coding sequence ATGAAACAGCATTGGCAGCAGGTAGTGATAAGTCCGGAAGCAACGTTACGGACCACGATAGAGGTGATCGACCGTGGCGCGCTGCAAATCGCGTTGGTAGTGGATGAAGACGGGCGCTTGGTCGGGGTGGTTACCGATGGCGACATTCGCCGAGCCTTGATTCGGGGCCTGGCGCTGGAGCATCCGGTCGGCGAAGTGATGAACAAGCGGCCTAAGGTGGCCAGCGAGACCGACAGTAAGACCCAATTGATCGCGGTGATGGAGGGGCATCATTTGTATCAGTTGCCGGTGGTGGACGAGCGTGGCCGAGTGGTGCGCTTGGAATCGCTGCAGGCTTTATACAAGCAGCCGGCTTTTCCGAATCCGGTGTTTTTGATGGCGGGGGGATTCGGCAAACGGCTGCGGCCTTATACCGACGATAGGCCGAAACCATTACTAGAAATCGGCGGAAAGCCGATTCTGGAAACCATCATCGAAAATTTCGTGAAATCGGGTTTCCGCCAATTCTTTATCGCGGTGCATTACCGGGCCGACCAGATCAAGGATTACTTCGGAGAGGGTGATCGCTGGGGGATAAGCATTCGGTATATCGACGAGGTCGAGCCGATGGGGACGGCCGGTGCGATCGGGTTACTGCCTGATAGCTTGCCGGACGTGCCGTTGATCGTCATGAATGGCGATATCTTGACCCAGATCGACTTTTCGCGACTGTTGGCTTACCACAACGAACAGCAAGCGATCGCGACGATGTGCGTCCGCCAGTACGAGTATCAGATTCCTTACGGCGTCGTGATGTTGGAACAGCAACGGATCGTCGGTATCGAGGAAAAGCCGTTGCAGAGCTGCTTGGCCAACGCCGGAATCTATGTGCTCGATCACAGTTTGATTGCAGGGATCGCCGGCCAGAAAAGCCTGGATATGCCGACGCTGTTTAATCAGCAAATCGCGCTAGGCGAGACGGTGTCTATGTTTCCGGTGAACGACTATTGGCTGGATATTGGTCGGGAAGCCGATTTTCTGCGCGCGCAGGGCGAATTCGCCAAATATTTTTGA
- the fliS gene encoding flagellar export chaperone FliS produces MYIDAHKRGARQYADVHTSSGLGEDSPHRLIQMLMEGFLARVNSAKGAIAHHDMEAKSIYISKAIGIVGGLNEAVDLERGGEIAANLRQLYDYMNIRLLEASRENSEDKLNEVATLMRDIKEAWDAIA; encoded by the coding sequence ATGTATATAGATGCCCATAAGAGAGGTGCTAGGCAATATGCCGATGTGCACACTTCCAGCGGTCTCGGAGAGGATTCTCCGCATCGTTTGATTCAGATGTTGATGGAGGGTTTCTTGGCTAGAGTCAACTCCGCGAAGGGCGCGATAGCCCATCATGACATGGAGGCCAAAAGCATCTACATCTCCAAGGCGATCGGCATCGTTGGCGGCTTGAACGAAGCCGTGGATTTGGAACGTGGCGGCGAAATCGCGGCCAATCTGCGCCAACTATACGACTATATGAATATCCGGCTATTGGAAGCCAGTCGCGAAAACAGCGAAGACAAGCTTAACGAAGTCGCGACATTGATGCGCGACATTAAGGAAGCTTGGGATGCGATTGCGTGA
- a CDS encoding acetyltransferase has translation MKLPVMMLGSGGHAKVLLDILRRLEVDILGVADPAKRQGDSWLDLPVLGGDEVVADYGSEDIALINGLGSLPRDAGTRSRLFETFAERGYRFGHVVDPTCFLAGSVELAAGVQIMAGAIIQAGTHIAENTIVNSGAIVEHDCVIGRHVHVAPGAVLSGGVEIGDRTHVGAGAVVIQGIRVGAGSVIGAGSVVTRDVEARQIVYPARSQLKNIES, from the coding sequence ATGAAGTTGCCGGTGATGATGCTCGGTAGCGGGGGGCATGCCAAGGTGTTGTTGGATATTTTGCGGCGCCTGGAGGTCGATATTCTGGGGGTCGCCGACCCGGCCAAGCGACAAGGTGATAGTTGGCTCGACCTACCTGTATTGGGCGGGGATGAGGTCGTTGCCGATTACGGCTCAGAAGACATTGCGCTGATAAACGGGCTTGGCTCGCTACCCCGTGACGCCGGCACGCGGTCTCGACTTTTCGAGACATTCGCCGAGCGCGGTTACCGCTTCGGTCATGTCGTCGATCCGACGTGTTTTTTGGCGGGGAGCGTGGAATTGGCGGCTGGCGTGCAAATCATGGCGGGCGCCATAATTCAGGCAGGCACGCATATTGCTGAGAACACCATCGTAAACAGCGGTGCCATCGTCGAGCACGACTGCGTAATCGGCCGCCATGTGCATGTCGCACCGGGCGCGGTGTTAAGCGGAGGTGTCGAAATTGGCGATAGGACACATGTCGGTGCCGGCGCGGTCGTAATCCAAGGAATTCGCGTGGGCGCGGGTAGCGTGATAGGTGCCGGCAGTGTCGTGACGCGCGACGTCGAGGCCCGGCAAATTGTCTATCCGGCCCGATCGCAGCTCAAGAATATAGAATCATGA
- the fliT gene encoding flagellar protein FliT, translating into MATGPRVDFLAWQERLEQFNAAIKGHITQEDWENLSVLLNERQAWLEALATMPLAESEKPQAKQFARNVAELDNAFLAQIQQLQAQAKTNQLAFEKGKRALRAYRAG; encoded by the coding sequence ATGGCAACCGGTCCTCGCGTTGATTTCTTGGCCTGGCAAGAGCGTCTGGAGCAATTTAACGCAGCCATAAAAGGCCACATAACCCAGGAGGACTGGGAAAATTTGTCGGTTTTATTGAACGAGAGGCAGGCTTGGCTGGAGGCGTTAGCGACGATGCCGCTAGCCGAATCGGAAAAACCTCAGGCGAAGCAGTTCGCGCGGAACGTGGCCGAACTGGATAACGCGTTTCTGGCGCAGATCCAACAACTTCAAGCTCAAGCCAAGACCAATCAATTGGCTTTCGAAAAAGGCAAGCGGGCGTTACGCGCCTATCGCGCTGGTTAA
- a CDS encoding 6-hydroxymethylpterin diphosphokinase MptE-like protein, with translation MTQCEQGSEEQRLGPLCVNDFGERYYYNLNRHGFDKVSAEVLFDTKFGKALFEEDALNVIIGTDSGLLLRYLQARPLPNGTRYLFIELESVLAALDANGLLTGMDERMACIAMSDWVDAIGRFKITDYFYIDAVRSYNAICAQDDYIEEYAELSWHVTELLSQLHWQTSVELGAEAFIARQIHNIADNKLPAKLLAGAFAGKTVVLLAGGPSLDSALPWVRTHRDRLVVFAVSRIARQLLQADLYPDFIFSVDPTELSFDISKEMLEFDERTVFVCSHHTVPTLLNQWRGLALYLGDRLPWTSDLNCPNLESVGPTVTNTALQVAYRFGFRRIVLAGVDLCFTRDGFTHAKGSNEALAGPRFNLTSLQVQTNAGGMAPTSCDFAQAIHSLALQARHLSAAGCDIVNVSEHAAKVDGIGYVALAELDLPQTAVDVADIVQSRLAGSDEEAAYYVKALTDLRRARFQIRSIAKLVEDARRINDTMYNEHGVIGEYKDKQKLDKIEKKLKREHRHYSRLVKKFGIRRFIKLAKPFNDQDWTAEEAKQLGNVFYDAYRDGAAKLLQLIEASIDRVLARQQELALHPDFSVLIAQARKDRSFGRVRLWRRRFAAELIPAALQHELAELDSAYLRVLHDRETRHFVQAKGQSSLQNLRQRAGMLFKHQKVEELADLRNSLRKHPEPENVAPYQALITGYLAELARDHDAALDAYRQIVDGGDSLLEEALARIVVIAVERDDVYYANLALECLSRLNPLYQPWYAEIQRLHGDILVAIDTYNAYIRRFPDDSAAQLKLARLYLDQGIYEAAELMLDHLLTNKPGLEAALAMRLQLAKIRADSAVGSADVG, from the coding sequence ATGACACAGTGCGAACAGGGTTCGGAAGAACAACGCTTGGGGCCATTGTGCGTTAACGATTTCGGGGAACGGTACTATTACAACCTGAATCGGCACGGCTTCGATAAGGTTAGCGCCGAGGTGCTATTCGATACGAAGTTCGGCAAGGCTTTGTTCGAAGAAGACGCGTTAAACGTCATAATCGGCACCGATTCCGGTTTACTGCTTCGTTATTTGCAAGCGAGGCCGCTACCTAACGGAACCCGCTATCTGTTTATCGAACTGGAGTCGGTACTAGCGGCGCTCGACGCTAACGGTTTATTGACGGGTATGGACGAGCGTATGGCCTGTATCGCGATGAGCGATTGGGTGGACGCTATCGGTCGCTTTAAGATTACCGACTATTTCTATATCGATGCGGTCCGGTCATACAATGCAATCTGCGCCCAGGACGACTATATAGAGGAATATGCCGAGCTGAGTTGGCATGTTACCGAACTATTGTCGCAACTGCATTGGCAGACCAGCGTCGAATTAGGCGCGGAGGCATTCATTGCCCGGCAAATCCATAACATTGCCGACAACAAATTGCCCGCCAAATTGTTGGCGGGGGCCTTCGCCGGTAAAACTGTGGTTCTGTTGGCCGGCGGCCCGTCCTTGGATAGCGCGCTGCCTTGGGTCAGGACCCATCGCGACCGTTTGGTCGTTTTTGCCGTTTCCAGGATCGCCCGACAATTGTTGCAAGCCGATCTATATCCCGACTTCATTTTTTCGGTCGATCCGACCGAACTCAGCTTCGATATTAGCAAGGAAATGCTGGAGTTCGACGAGCGCACCGTTTTCGTCTGTTCCCATCACACCGTGCCTACCCTGTTAAATCAATGGCGAGGCCTGGCCTTGTATTTAGGCGATCGCTTGCCCTGGACCAGCGATCTGAATTGCCCCAACCTGGAAAGCGTTGGACCGACCGTGACGAACACAGCACTGCAGGTGGCTTATCGTTTTGGCTTCCGGCGAATCGTACTGGCCGGTGTTGATTTATGTTTTACCCGCGACGGCTTTACCCATGCCAAAGGCAGTAACGAAGCTCTGGCCGGGCCGCGCTTCAATTTGACGTCCCTGCAAGTGCAGACAAACGCTGGCGGCATGGCGCCGACCAGTTGCGACTTTGCCCAAGCGATACACTCGCTAGCGTTGCAAGCCCGTCATCTATCCGCCGCCGGTTGCGACATCGTCAATGTGTCCGAGCATGCCGCCAAAGTCGACGGCATAGGCTATGTAGCGCTTGCAGAACTCGATTTGCCGCAAACAGCGGTTGATGTAGCCGACATTGTTCAATCACGCCTGGCGGGTTCCGACGAGGAAGCCGCGTATTACGTCAAGGCCTTGACGGATTTGCGTAGAGCGCGATTTCAGATTCGCTCCATCGCCAAACTGGTGGAAGACGCCCGACGTATCAACGACACGATGTACAACGAACACGGCGTGATTGGTGAGTACAAGGACAAGCAGAAGCTCGATAAAATCGAGAAAAAGCTCAAGCGCGAACACCGCCACTACAGCCGCTTGGTTAAGAAGTTCGGCATACGCCGTTTTATCAAGCTGGCGAAACCGTTTAACGACCAGGATTGGACCGCCGAAGAGGCAAAACAGCTTGGTAACGTATTTTACGATGCCTATCGCGACGGCGCGGCTAAGCTGCTGCAATTGATCGAAGCCTCGATCGACAGAGTATTGGCCAGGCAACAGGAGCTGGCCTTGCATCCGGATTTTAGCGTGTTGATTGCTCAAGCCCGTAAGGATCGAAGTTTCGGTCGCGTCCGTTTATGGCGCCGGCGTTTCGCGGCGGAATTAATCCCGGCGGCGCTGCAACACGAGCTGGCCGAATTGGATAGCGCCTATCTACGGGTACTGCACGATAGGGAAACCCGGCATTTTGTTCAAGCCAAAGGCCAAAGCAGCTTGCAAAACCTGAGGCAACGGGCGGGGATGCTATTCAAACACCAAAAAGTCGAAGAATTGGCGGACTTGCGAAATAGTCTGCGAAAACACCCTGAACCGGAAAATGTCGCGCCGTATCAAGCACTGATAACCGGTTATTTGGCTGAGTTGGCACGCGATCACGATGCGGCGCTGGATGCGTATCGCCAGATTGTCGACGGTGGGGACTCGTTGTTGGAAGAAGCGCTGGCGCGTATCGTCGTGATCGCGGTCGAGCGCGATGACGTGTATTACGCCAATCTGGCACTGGAATGCCTGTCGCGGTTGAATCCGCTTTACCAGCCTTGGTACGCTGAAATTCAGCGCTTACACGGCGACATTCTGGTGGCGATCGACACTTACAATGCCTACATTCGCAGGTTTCCGGACGATAGTGCGGCTCAGTTGAAATTGGCGCGTTTATATCTGGATCAGGGTATTTACGAAGCGGCTGAATTGATGCTCGATCACTTGTTGACGAACAAGCCGGGATTGGAGGCGGCCTTGGCGATGCGCTTGCAATTAGCCAAAATCAGAGCCGACTCGGCGGTTGGTTCGGCGGATGTCGGTTGA
- a CDS encoding O-acetyl-ADP-ribose deacetylase: MRIMQAVQADITTLAVDAVVNAANASLQGGGGVDGALHRAAGPALLAACRRLDGCQVGQAKLTEGFGLPAKFVIHTVGPVWRGGSHREAELLAACYHNSLTLAGEHALSSIAFPCISTGAYGFPILAAAEIAVAEVNEFFDAVHYDADVIFCCFGAAELAIYRHLLERV; the protein is encoded by the coding sequence ATGCGGATTATGCAGGCCGTGCAAGCGGATATTACCACGTTGGCGGTGGATGCCGTCGTCAATGCCGCGAACGCCTCGCTGCAGGGTGGCGGCGGGGTTGACGGTGCGCTACACCGGGCCGCCGGTCCGGCGTTGTTGGCCGCCTGTCGCCGCTTGGACGGCTGTCAGGTTGGGCAGGCGAAACTTACCGAAGGGTTCGGCTTACCGGCCAAATTCGTCATTCATACGGTCGGTCCGGTCTGGCGAGGCGGTTCTCATCGAGAAGCCGAGCTACTGGCTGCGTGTTACCACAATTCGTTGACGTTGGCCGGCGAGCACGCTTTGTCGTCTATCGCCTTTCCCTGCATCAGTACCGGCGCTTACGGTTTTCCGATACTAGCCGCCGCCGAAATAGCGGTAGCGGAGGTTAACGAATTTTTCGACGCAGTGCATTACGATGCCGACGTGATTTTTTGCTGTTTCGGCGCGGCCGAACTGGCGATATATCGGCATTTGCTGGAGCGGGTTTGA
- a CDS encoding flagellin codes for MAMVINTNVASLNSQRFLSNTNMSLQTSMERLSSGLRVNSAKDDAAGLAISDKMTSQIRGMTVAVRNANDGISMAQTAESGMGALTDTLQRMRDLSVQAANRAAVGSSDREKLQTEFKQLGLEMKRIIQNTEFNGKKILNGSLKNANFQVGANTATDNQVSVNISDLTAVNSLSALFGTKLSIGSMATSGNVRSAMTAIDTAIKKIDTFRSTLGAIQNRFTTTIANLNSSIENQSAARSRILDADFATETSNLSRQQILQQAGTAMLAQANQSTQNVLSLLR; via the coding sequence ATGGCAATGGTAATCAACACAAACGTAGCTTCGTTGAACAGTCAAAGGTTTTTGAGCAATACCAACATGTCTTTGCAGACTTCGATGGAGCGCTTATCTTCCGGTTTGCGGGTGAATTCCGCGAAAGACGACGCGGCCGGTTTAGCGATTAGCGACAAGATGACATCGCAAATCCGGGGTATGACGGTGGCGGTGCGTAACGCGAACGACGGTATTTCGATGGCGCAAACGGCGGAGTCCGGCATGGGCGCTCTCACCGATACCTTGCAACGGATGCGCGATTTGTCCGTACAGGCGGCCAACAGGGCGGCGGTCGGTTCTTCCGACCGCGAGAAATTACAAACCGAATTCAAGCAATTGGGTTTGGAGATGAAACGTATCATTCAGAATACCGAATTCAACGGTAAGAAAATTTTGAACGGTTCGTTGAAAAACGCTAACTTTCAAGTGGGTGCCAATACCGCCACGGATAACCAGGTTTCCGTGAATATTTCCGATTTAACCGCGGTCAACAGCTTGAGCGCCTTGTTCGGTACCAAATTGTCGATTGGGTCGATGGCGACCTCTGGAAACGTCAGATCGGCAATGACAGCGATTGATACCGCGATCAAAAAGATAGATACTTTTAGATCTACATTGGGTGCGATTCAAAACCGGTTTACAACGACAATTGCCAACTTGAACTCGTCGATCGAGAATCAAAGCGCGGCAAGATCCCGGATCCTGGATGCGGACTTCGCGACAGAGACATCGAACTTGAGTAGACAGCAAATTCTGCAACAAGCGGGTACCGCAATGTTGGCGCAAGCGAATCAGTCTACGCAAAACGTCTTGAGTTTGCTCCGGTAG
- a CDS encoding YqiA/YcfP family alpha/beta fold hydrolase, with protein MKHLVIYNHGMDSIPWGEKALALANVAERRGFRFKSIDYRPNNDPDWRVSRLLAENLPAHDKLVLVGSSMGAYVATVAAEALNPHGLFLIAPAFYLPGYARDRFAPGTTNIEVFHGWRDDVVPPEHAWRFCREHGARLHLYDADHRLLSILPAMSAAFDRFLAALSVD; from the coding sequence ATGAAACACTTAGTCATCTACAACCACGGCATGGACAGTATTCCCTGGGGCGAGAAGGCCTTGGCACTGGCCAACGTCGCCGAGCGGCGCGGGTTTCGTTTCAAAAGCATCGATTATCGGCCCAACAACGATCCGGACTGGCGGGTTTCCCGACTGCTGGCCGAAAATTTGCCAGCGCACGATAAGCTGGTTTTGGTCGGTTCGAGCATGGGCGCCTATGTCGCCACGGTCGCCGCCGAAGCACTGAATCCGCACGGCTTGTTCTTGATCGCGCCCGCCTTCTATCTGCCGGGGTACGCCCGCGACCGTTTCGCACCGGGGACTACGAATATCGAAGTCTTTCACGGCTGGCGGGACGACGTGGTCCCACCGGAACATGCCTGGCGATTTTGCCGGGAACACGGTGCCCGCTTGCATCTATACGACGCCGATCATCGCTTGCTCAGTATTCTGCCGGCGATGAGCGCGGCCTTCGACCGCTTTCTCGCGGCGTTAAGCGTCGACTAA
- a CDS encoding DUF2905 family protein: protein MVGKILTIAGAGLLLLGLAISHAPWLLNWFGKLPGDISIQTENSRVFIPITSMLVVSLLLSLLSHLILRK, encoded by the coding sequence ATGGTAGGCAAAATTTTGACGATTGCCGGCGCCGGTCTGTTATTGCTCGGCTTGGCAATAAGCCATGCGCCTTGGCTGTTGAATTGGTTCGGCAAACTACCCGGCGATATTTCGATTCAAACCGAAAACAGTCGAGTCTTCATTCCGATCACGTCGATGCTGGTCGTCAGCCTGTTGCTGAGCTTGCTAAGCCATCTGATTTTGCGGAAATAA